The Coccinella septempunctata chromosome X, icCocSept1.1, whole genome shotgun sequence nucleotide sequence CCCTGAAAGTGCTGCTCGCTTATATGAAATCATAAATAGGTGGGTTTAATAAACACCTGTTGGTTATAAGTTACACTTCCTAAGTTCATTATGGACATTCTTTCTTCATCCAATATGTAGTTTTCTGAACAAAGTTTGTAGCTAATGAAATTTCAGGATAGCTACATTGTGTTTACTGACTAGATGTGATGTTCTTCCATTTGAGACTAATTGTCCTCCGAGTGATGTACTATTGATACATTCCAATGACTTGTTTGAAACTTTGAAGCGTGTATCTAAAATTAGAAAAACTGATGAACGTGAGCAAGAGGCAACCAAATATGATGGCGTCTACTTTTCAAGGGTAATTTAAATTGCTTAATGAGTGTTTCACAGTTTTATATGATGTTTCTTCTTAGGATACTTTCAAGGCAGCTATGAGGGCATTGACATGGACGATTAATGTGACAAAACAAGTATGCCAAAACAAATATCATAATGGATTTGCCCTTGTAAGGCCTCCTGGACATCATGCAAGACATGAGGCCTTTGAAGGATATTGCTTTTTCAATAACGTAGCTATAGCAGCAGAAAAATGTTTGAAGGAAAAACtctgtaaaaaaattttaatagtGGATTTCGATGTGCATCATGGTGATGGAACTCAAGAAGCATTTTATGAAAGGAACGAGTAGGTATTTATTAATATTGGAAAAACCGattcaataaatatttgtttttctataGTGTCCTCTATTTCTCTATGCATCGTTATGAGAACGGTTTATTTTGGCCAAACCTGAGAGAAGGCAACTTTGATTACATAGGAAAGGATGGGGGCAAAGGTTACAATGTGAATGTACCTATAAATAAAATAGGTGCAAGAGATACAGACTATTTAGCCATTATTTTCAACCTTTTATTGCCTATAGCTTATGAGGTAAGATTGAAAAAACTTTTtagataattattttcaatgctTTCTGTTAGTTTCATCCAGATTTGGTTATGATTTCTGCCGGCTACGATGCAGCTGTTGGTTGCCCAGAGGTGAGTTGTTTTACTTATTTTTATTTGCCATTTTCATGCAGTTCACTTCTGTATCTTATTCCGAGACTGGGCTGTTGATGTTATATTCCAAGAAAACCTAGGCTCAACAAGGATGATTGGAATGAATTTACGCAGATTATAATTGTCATCCATATTTTTGTATGTCAAATCTCTCTCCAGGGCCAAATGCTTCTAACCCCAGGTTTCTACTCCCATATTGTACAACTTCTGTCCGGAATTGCTGATGGACACATAGTAATGGTTCTTGAAGGAGGTTATTTCATTCCCTCCCTTTGTGAAAGCACAGCTATGTCTATTAAAGGGCTGCTCAATGACCCTTGCCCTTTGCTTGAAGAAACTGGTTACGTTCAGCAAAGCATAGTCGAGACTATCAATAACTGCAAAGGAGTGCTTTACAATCATTGGAATTGTTTCTCCGTGGTGCAGAGATTCGAATATATGCCAGAATATAAGATAAATCCACACGAGGAACATATTGTGGCTGTGAAGTATTTTGGTGAGGTCGAAAAACCCCCTTACACAACCAGAGACTATTATCCAGAACATAGTCAGCTAGCCATTGATGATTTTACTTCCTTTATCTCCAGATTCCGTAGTAATGAAGGTAAATTGATCGTGCTATTTTCTGCCAAGTTGCTAAAAATGAAACAACATTTCAGCTAATTATAAAACTTACCAAGGAACTGGATATGCATATGAATCAGTCGTGCTTCTCCATGCCCCAGATAAAAAAGCTCATTCCTATGAAGATCCCGCCagattaatgaaaatattggaTCTGATGGAAGAAAGTCAATTAACGAAACGTTGCATAGAAATCAAGGTGATTTACTTGAATAACTGACATTTTGCGTTGGTACATTTTCGTTTTTCTAGGTACCTAAGGACAGAGACGATTATCAGTATTGTTTAGAAGTTCACAAAGATTATTTTTTGGAAAGGTTCATGTCTAATTCCCTCAAACCATTACATGATCTCTATATCAACAAACATACTGCTAAAGCTGCAATGACCTCTGTTAGTGTGTTACTGACAGTCGTTGATGCCGTTATCACTGAAAAAGTAACGAATGGGGTTGCATTGATTCGGCCACCTGGTCATCACGCAACTGCTGATAAAGCTCAAGGTTTCTGTTTTCTCAATAATGTTGCTATAGCAGCAAAGTACGCTAAACAAAAATATAATGTGCCAAGGTGAGATATCTTCTCTTATTAAAAGtggaaaaattatttatcgATTGATCGCTTATTATATGTATGTTCCAGAATACTTATAGTCGACTTCGATATTCATCATGGGAATGGTACCCAGGATGTATTCTATAACAGTAGTGATGTATTGTATATAAGTATCCACAGATTTGATAATGGTAGTTTCTACCCATTTAATGCATCAGCAGGTGCCAAATTTGTTGGCCATGGGCCTGGAGAAGGTTTTAATGTCAATATTCCATTCAACAATGTAAGTAATCCACCCTCataattattctatttttaaatGCAATTATCTTTAGGAACCAATGGGTAACAGCGAATACTTGGCAGCTTTTTTGAACATTATTCTTCCTATAGCTTATGCATTTAAACCTGAACTGGTGTTAGTTTCTGCTGGGTTTGATGCAGGAATCAACGACCCTCTAGGTGGTTATAACGTGACTCCTGAGATGTATGGACAGTTCATATATCTTCTCAAACCTCTTGCCAGTGGAAAAATTATAGTAGCTTTAGAAGGTGGATATAATGTGAATACCACAGGTTATGGAATGTTGATGTGTATGAAAGCATTGAGAGGGGAGTCAGTTCCAGTACCTGATGATGTTTTTGCTAAATACTTGAATAAAAATGCTGCAGAAACTATAAGAGAAGTTGTTGCTATTCAGCAACAATATTGGCCCAGCTTGAATGTTATGAAACATATCACGAATAAAGTTTTCCACTGTAGATACAACAGAGAATTCAAAGAAGAAATTTATAGTATGGATAAATTTGATGTTACTGATGTTGAATGTTAATTTTAACATGAGAAGAACGGGCAGATTCACCATTTATGTTCAAACATGTTTATTTCTCCAAGGAAAATTGTAAATCATGCAGTCACTTTTCataacaaattttttcattgaatttcctcTGCTCATGGTGCAAATTTGCCTATTCTTCTATTATTTACATTTTAACTTGTTGACTTACCTTATACATTCCACGGTTCAAAATCTTATTTTGAAATCTTCAGTATTTCTCGTTTTAAATTGTATTAACAAGAAAAAGTGCCTTACGCTTTGAACTGAAATAATGCTTCATCAATATTGACAATACGTAAAATTCAAGGaattgctcaaaaaaaaaattaattttacttTGAAATGCAATATTTTCTACTAGTCAATGTGAACTGATGATTCTAACTATTGGTCAATTTTAAGTGTTGTTGAATTCAAGCTTTTTAACGAACTTGTTTTTCTTGTTACCTAGTCTTGATATTTATCATGTTTTTAATATGTATTATGttcaataataaatattttagtTTAACTCATAACAGCTCTATCTTTTCCTGACTGATGAACTATTTAGTTAGTTCACCATTATAAAATTccggatttttttttcattctaatTGAAAAAATGGATGGAAAAAAAACTTGCTCAGGTTTGCTACATTTATTCAACAACTGTAATTATCATAACAATAAGAATACATTTTTGACATGCATTGTACACAAAAACTAGTGCTACTCTGATAATACATCAACTTTCTGAACATAATGTGTGTTTTGAGTCATTTAAATCAAGATACACATaaactgaatgaaataaaatgtcCCATCAATATATACATAAAtcgaataaaatacaaaactgcTACCTATTATGGTACAATGAGACTATCAATAATTAGATTAAATACAGAGGATTATgtacatatatttatttattgaagcAAAAAGAGAAGATCTTCAATGTTTTTATCATGAGGTACGCCACAAAATTTCCAGGTTTAGACCAAGTGCAGCATAATAAGAGTTTCATGATGATATACAGCAAGTTCAAGAATTCCGTACACATAAACACTGTTCAACTATTTTAAATACATTGAAATGGAGTAATATAGTGACCTAACGAATTCTCGAAAAATACTGcgcatattaaaaaaaaatgactaGATTATCCCAATGATATTATGCAATCATAAATTTTCGttattgaattaaaaataaagATCTTAGATATCTAGAAACGAAAAATTTTACTTCAAATCTATGCCATCTTGTAGTAACTCGTCCACCTCCTGTTCCCAGTTATCGTTTTTCG carries:
- the LOC123321912 gene encoding histone deacetylase 6 isoform X1, giving the protein MRTKKRKMSRPTSRIQARNNHSKKITLKEMMALRKKQLEDGDLPIPDSVAVDPYEICYKYLEDFRKTTLVGTETEVMCDHKNDWDENHPESAARLYEIINRIATLCLLTRCDVLPFETNCPPSDVLLIHSNDLFETLKRVSKIRKTDEREQEATKYDGVYFSRDTFKAAMRALTWTINVTKQVCQNKYHNGFALVRPPGHHARHEAFEGYCFFNNVAIAAEKCLKEKLCKKILIVDFDVHHGDGTQEAFYERNDVLYFSMHRYENGLFWPNLREGNFDYIGKDGGKGYNVNVPINKIGARDTDYLAIIFNLLLPIAYEFHPDLVMISAGYDAAVGCPEGQMLLTPGFYSHIVQLLSGIADGHIVMVLEGGYFIPSLCESTAMSIKGLLNDPCPLLEETGYVQQSIVETINNCKGVLYNHWNCFSVVQRFEYMPEYKINPHEEHIVAVKYFGEVEKPPYTTRDYYPEHSQLAIDDFTSFISRFRSNEANYKTYQGTGYAYESVVLLHAPDKKAHSYEDPARLMKILDLMEESQLTKRCIEIKVPKDRDDYQYCLEVHKDYFLERFMSNSLKPLHDLYINKHTAKAAMTSVSVLLTVVDAVITEKVTNGVALIRPPGHHATADKAQGFCFLNNVAIAAKYAKQKYNVPRILIVDFDIHHGNGTQDVFYNSSDVLYISIHRFDNGSFYPFNASAGAKFVGHGPGEGFNVNIPFNNEPMGNSEYLAAFLNIILPIAYAFKPELVLVSAGFDAGINDPLGGYNVTPEMYGQFIYLLKPLASGKIIVALEGGYNVNTTGYGMLMCMKALRGESVPVPDDVFAKYLNKNAAETIREVVAIQQQYWPSLNVMKHITNKVFHCRYNREFKEEIYSMDKFDVTDVEC
- the LOC123321912 gene encoding histone deacetylase 6 isoform X5, giving the protein MITLKEMMALRKKQLEDGDLPIPDSVAVDPYEICYKYLEDFRKTTLVGTETEVMCDHKNDWDENHPESAARLYEIINRIATLCLLTRCDVLPFETNCPPSDVLLIHSNDLFETLKRVSKIRKTDEREQEATKYDGVYFSRDTFKAAMRALTWTINVTKQVCQNKYHNGFALVRPPGHHARHEAFEGYCFFNNVAIAAEKCLKEKLCKKILIVDFDVHHGDGTQEAFYERNDVLYFSMHRYENGLFWPNLREGNFDYIGKDGGKGYNVNVPINKIGARDTDYLAIIFNLLLPIAYEFHPDLVMISAGYDAAVGCPEGQMLLTPGFYSHIVQLLSGIADGHIVMVLEGGYFIPSLCESTAMSIKGLLNDPCPLLEETGYVQQSIVETINNCKGVLYNHWNCFSVVQRFEYMPEYKINPHEEHIVAVKYFGEVEKPPYTTRDYYPEHSQLAIDDFTSFISRFRSNEANYKTYQGTGYAYESVVLLHAPDKKAHSYEDPARLMKILDLMEESQLTKRCIEIKVPKDRDDYQYCLEVHKDYFLERFMSNSLKPLHDLYINKHTAKAAMTSVSVLLTVVDAVITEKVTNGVALIRPPGHHATADKAQGFCFLNNVAIAAKYAKQKYNVPRILIVDFDIHHGNGTQDVFYNSSDVLYISIHRFDNGSFYPFNASAGAKFVGHGPGEGFNVNIPFNNEPMGNSEYLAAFLNIILPIAYAFKPELVLVSAGFDAGINDPLGGYNVTPEMYGQFIYLLKPLASGKIIVALEGGYNVNTTGYGMLMCMKALRGESVPVPDDVFAKYLNKNAAETIREVVAIQQQYWPSLNVMKHITNKVFHCRYNREFKEEIYSMDKFDVTDVEC
- the LOC123321912 gene encoding histone deacetylase 6 isoform X4 — translated: MSRPTSRIQITLKEMMALRKKQLEDGDLPIPDSVAVDPYEICYKYLEDFRKTTLVGTETEVMCDHKNDWDENHPESAARLYEIINRIATLCLLTRCDVLPFETNCPPSDVLLIHSNDLFETLKRVSKIRKTDEREQEATKYDGVYFSRDTFKAAMRALTWTINVTKQVCQNKYHNGFALVRPPGHHARHEAFEGYCFFNNVAIAAEKCLKEKLCKKILIVDFDVHHGDGTQEAFYERNDVLYFSMHRYENGLFWPNLREGNFDYIGKDGGKGYNVNVPINKIGARDTDYLAIIFNLLLPIAYEFHPDLVMISAGYDAAVGCPEGQMLLTPGFYSHIVQLLSGIADGHIVMVLEGGYFIPSLCESTAMSIKGLLNDPCPLLEETGYVQQSIVETINNCKGVLYNHWNCFSVVQRFEYMPEYKINPHEEHIVAVKYFGEVEKPPYTTRDYYPEHSQLAIDDFTSFISRFRSNEANYKTYQGTGYAYESVVLLHAPDKKAHSYEDPARLMKILDLMEESQLTKRCIEIKVPKDRDDYQYCLEVHKDYFLERFMSNSLKPLHDLYINKHTAKAAMTSVSVLLTVVDAVITEKVTNGVALIRPPGHHATADKAQGFCFLNNVAIAAKYAKQKYNVPRILIVDFDIHHGNGTQDVFYNSSDVLYISIHRFDNGSFYPFNASAGAKFVGHGPGEGFNVNIPFNNEPMGNSEYLAAFLNIILPIAYAFKPELVLVSAGFDAGINDPLGGYNVTPEMYGQFIYLLKPLASGKIIVALEGGYNVNTTGYGMLMCMKALRGESVPVPDDVFAKYLNKNAAETIREVVAIQQQYWPSLNVMKHITNKVFHCRYNREFKEEIYSMDKFDVTDVEC
- the LOC123321912 gene encoding histone deacetylase 6 isoform X2 — protein: MSRPTSRIQARNNHSKKITLKEMMALRKKQLEDGDLPIPDSVAVDPYEICYKYLEDFRKTTLVGTETEVMCDHKNDWDENHPESAARLYEIINRIATLCLLTRCDVLPFETNCPPSDVLLIHSNDLFETLKRVSKIRKTDEREQEATKYDGVYFSRDTFKAAMRALTWTINVTKQVCQNKYHNGFALVRPPGHHARHEAFEGYCFFNNVAIAAEKCLKEKLCKKILIVDFDVHHGDGTQEAFYERNDVLYFSMHRYENGLFWPNLREGNFDYIGKDGGKGYNVNVPINKIGARDTDYLAIIFNLLLPIAYEFHPDLVMISAGYDAAVGCPEGQMLLTPGFYSHIVQLLSGIADGHIVMVLEGGYFIPSLCESTAMSIKGLLNDPCPLLEETGYVQQSIVETINNCKGVLYNHWNCFSVVQRFEYMPEYKINPHEEHIVAVKYFGEVEKPPYTTRDYYPEHSQLAIDDFTSFISRFRSNEANYKTYQGTGYAYESVVLLHAPDKKAHSYEDPARLMKILDLMEESQLTKRCIEIKVPKDRDDYQYCLEVHKDYFLERFMSNSLKPLHDLYINKHTAKAAMTSVSVLLTVVDAVITEKVTNGVALIRPPGHHATADKAQGFCFLNNVAIAAKYAKQKYNVPRILIVDFDIHHGNGTQDVFYNSSDVLYISIHRFDNGSFYPFNASAGAKFVGHGPGEGFNVNIPFNNEPMGNSEYLAAFLNIILPIAYAFKPELVLVSAGFDAGINDPLGGYNVTPEMYGQFIYLLKPLASGKIIVALEGGYNVNTTGYGMLMCMKALRGESVPVPDDVFAKYLNKNAAETIREVVAIQQQYWPSLNVMKHITNKVFHCRYNREFKEEIYSMDKFDVTDVEC
- the LOC123321912 gene encoding histone deacetylase 6 isoform X6: MMALRKKQLEDGDLPIPDSVAVDPYEICYKYLEDFRKTTLVGTETEVMCDHKNDWDENHPESAARLYEIINRIATLCLLTRCDVLPFETNCPPSDVLLIHSNDLFETLKRVSKIRKTDEREQEATKYDGVYFSRDTFKAAMRALTWTINVTKQVCQNKYHNGFALVRPPGHHARHEAFEGYCFFNNVAIAAEKCLKEKLCKKILIVDFDVHHGDGTQEAFYERNDVLYFSMHRYENGLFWPNLREGNFDYIGKDGGKGYNVNVPINKIGARDTDYLAIIFNLLLPIAYEFHPDLVMISAGYDAAVGCPEGQMLLTPGFYSHIVQLLSGIADGHIVMVLEGGYFIPSLCESTAMSIKGLLNDPCPLLEETGYVQQSIVETINNCKGVLYNHWNCFSVVQRFEYMPEYKINPHEEHIVAVKYFGEVEKPPYTTRDYYPEHSQLAIDDFTSFISRFRSNEANYKTYQGTGYAYESVVLLHAPDKKAHSYEDPARLMKILDLMEESQLTKRCIEIKVPKDRDDYQYCLEVHKDYFLERFMSNSLKPLHDLYINKHTAKAAMTSVSVLLTVVDAVITEKVTNGVALIRPPGHHATADKAQGFCFLNNVAIAAKYAKQKYNVPRILIVDFDIHHGNGTQDVFYNSSDVLYISIHRFDNGSFYPFNASAGAKFVGHGPGEGFNVNIPFNNEPMGNSEYLAAFLNIILPIAYAFKPELVLVSAGFDAGINDPLGGYNVTPEMYGQFIYLLKPLASGKIIVALEGGYNVNTTGYGMLMCMKALRGESVPVPDDVFAKYLNKNAAETIREVVAIQQQYWPSLNVMKHITNKVFHCRYNREFKEEIYSMDKFDVTDVEC
- the LOC123321912 gene encoding histone deacetylase 6 isoform X3 gives rise to the protein MRTKKRKMSRPTSRIQITLKEMMALRKKQLEDGDLPIPDSVAVDPYEICYKYLEDFRKTTLVGTETEVMCDHKNDWDENHPESAARLYEIINRIATLCLLTRCDVLPFETNCPPSDVLLIHSNDLFETLKRVSKIRKTDEREQEATKYDGVYFSRDTFKAAMRALTWTINVTKQVCQNKYHNGFALVRPPGHHARHEAFEGYCFFNNVAIAAEKCLKEKLCKKILIVDFDVHHGDGTQEAFYERNDVLYFSMHRYENGLFWPNLREGNFDYIGKDGGKGYNVNVPINKIGARDTDYLAIIFNLLLPIAYEFHPDLVMISAGYDAAVGCPEGQMLLTPGFYSHIVQLLSGIADGHIVMVLEGGYFIPSLCESTAMSIKGLLNDPCPLLEETGYVQQSIVETINNCKGVLYNHWNCFSVVQRFEYMPEYKINPHEEHIVAVKYFGEVEKPPYTTRDYYPEHSQLAIDDFTSFISRFRSNEANYKTYQGTGYAYESVVLLHAPDKKAHSYEDPARLMKILDLMEESQLTKRCIEIKVPKDRDDYQYCLEVHKDYFLERFMSNSLKPLHDLYINKHTAKAAMTSVSVLLTVVDAVITEKVTNGVALIRPPGHHATADKAQGFCFLNNVAIAAKYAKQKYNVPRILIVDFDIHHGNGTQDVFYNSSDVLYISIHRFDNGSFYPFNASAGAKFVGHGPGEGFNVNIPFNNEPMGNSEYLAAFLNIILPIAYAFKPELVLVSAGFDAGINDPLGGYNVTPEMYGQFIYLLKPLASGKIIVALEGGYNVNTTGYGMLMCMKALRGESVPVPDDVFAKYLNKNAAETIREVVAIQQQYWPSLNVMKHITNKVFHCRYNREFKEEIYSMDKFDVTDVEC